In Xanthomonas sacchari, a genomic segment contains:
- the ftsZ gene encoding cell division protein FtsZ: protein MAHFELIEKMAPNAVIKVVGVGGGGGNAVAHMVSSSVDGVEFITANTDSQAIKNCGAKLQLQLGTNVTKGLGAGANPEVGRQAALEDRERIMDALQGADMVFITAGMGGGTGTGAAPVVAQLAKEMGILTVAVVTKPFPFEGRRRMQVALKGIEELSQHCDSLITIPNEKLITVLGRNATMIQAFRAANDVLQGAVQGIADLIVRPGLINVDFADVRTVMSEMGLAMMGTGSARGDDRAQAAAEAAIQNPLLDDVNLAGANGILVNITAGPDFTMAEFDEIGRTIEGFSSEDATVVVGTVLDPDMQDEVRVTVVATGLNRAVSRQSQRPEQRAPIKLVRNATTGQPEFGDFDHGGDAVSKAVGGAMGLGLRRPSGDGMGAAASAPAPAAADLPSDYLDIPAFLRRQAD from the coding sequence ATGGCGCATTTCGAACTGATTGAAAAGATGGCACCCAATGCAGTGATCAAGGTGGTCGGCGTGGGCGGCGGCGGCGGCAACGCGGTCGCGCACATGGTCAGCAGCAGCGTGGACGGCGTGGAGTTCATCACCGCCAACACCGACTCGCAGGCGATCAAGAACTGCGGCGCCAAGCTGCAGCTGCAGCTCGGCACCAACGTCACCAAGGGCCTGGGCGCGGGCGCGAACCCGGAAGTCGGCCGCCAGGCCGCGCTGGAAGACCGCGAGCGCATCATGGACGCGCTGCAGGGCGCGGACATGGTGTTCATCACCGCCGGCATGGGCGGCGGCACCGGTACCGGCGCGGCGCCGGTGGTGGCGCAGCTGGCCAAGGAAATGGGCATCCTGACCGTAGCCGTGGTCACCAAGCCGTTCCCGTTCGAAGGCCGCCGCCGCATGCAGGTGGCGCTGAAGGGCATCGAGGAACTGAGCCAGCACTGCGACTCGCTGATCACCATTCCCAACGAGAAGCTGATCACCGTGCTCGGCCGCAACGCCACCATGATCCAGGCGTTCCGCGCCGCCAACGACGTGCTGCAGGGCGCGGTGCAGGGCATCGCCGACCTGATCGTGCGTCCGGGCCTGATCAACGTCGACTTCGCCGACGTGCGCACGGTGATGTCGGAAATGGGCCTGGCGATGATGGGCACCGGCTCGGCCCGCGGCGACGACCGCGCGCAGGCCGCGGCCGAAGCGGCGATCCAGAACCCGCTGCTGGACGACGTCAACCTGGCCGGCGCCAACGGCATCCTGGTCAACATCACCGCCGGCCCGGACTTCACCATGGCCGAGTTCGACGAGATCGGCCGCACCATCGAGGGCTTCTCCTCCGAGGACGCCACCGTGGTGGTCGGCACCGTGCTGGATCCGGACATGCAGGACGAAGTGCGCGTGACCGTGGTCGCCACCGGCCTGAACCGCGCGGTGTCGCGCCAGTCGCAGCGTCCGGAGCAGCGCGCGCCGATCAAGCTGGTGCGCAACGCCACCACCGGCCAGCCGGAGTTCGGCGACTTCGACCACGGCGGCGACGCCGTGTCCAAGGCGGTCGGCGGTGCGATGGGCCTGGGCCTGCGCCGTCCGAGCGGCGACGGCATGGGCGCGGCGGCGTCCGCCCCGGCACCGGCCGCGGCCGACCTGCCGAGCGACTACCTGGATATTCCGGCGTTCCTGCGCCGCCAGGCCGACTGA
- a CDS encoding M23 family metallopeptidase, with protein sequence MTFKKIVIRSSEKGVKTLPWRLREYADRRPLAALGAVLGLGMVLGIGVGAAAGWGGSAQMRAKLERQDQELAQVRRDAQTQVNALAARLGELQAQATRLNALGERLTRMGKLQDGEFDFDQPVGVGGGDDEPSHDMPAQQLGKELDGLQQKFATSGQQLSVLESLLFDHQLDQNAVPSRMPIRNSYITSAFGGRADPFGRGTGNHKGIDFHANVGDPVLAVADGVVSYSGVRGGYGNVVEVDHGNGYVTRYAHNSRLSVKVGDLVRAGQEVAKAGSTGRSTGAHVHFEVWKDGVVVNPAKFLGDGAIPVGRRGRG encoded by the coding sequence ATGACGTTCAAGAAGATCGTAATCCGTTCCAGTGAAAAGGGGGTCAAAACGTTGCCGTGGCGATTGCGCGAGTACGCCGATCGTCGCCCCCTCGCCGCGCTCGGTGCGGTGCTCGGCCTCGGCATGGTACTCGGCATCGGCGTCGGCGCCGCGGCGGGGTGGGGTGGTTCGGCGCAGATGCGCGCCAAGCTGGAGCGGCAGGACCAGGAGCTGGCGCAGGTGCGCCGCGACGCGCAGACCCAGGTCAACGCCCTGGCGGCGCGGCTGGGCGAGCTGCAGGCGCAGGCGACCCGGCTCAACGCGCTCGGCGAGCGCCTGACCCGCATGGGCAAGTTGCAGGACGGCGAGTTCGATTTCGACCAGCCGGTCGGCGTCGGCGGCGGCGACGACGAACCCAGCCACGACATGCCCGCGCAGCAGCTGGGCAAGGAACTGGACGGGCTGCAGCAGAAGTTCGCCACCTCCGGCCAGCAGTTGTCGGTGCTCGAGTCGCTGCTGTTCGACCACCAGTTGGACCAGAACGCGGTGCCTTCGCGGATGCCGATCCGCAACAGCTACATCACCTCGGCCTTCGGCGGCCGCGCCGATCCGTTCGGCCGCGGCACCGGCAACCACAAGGGCATCGACTTCCACGCCAACGTCGGCGACCCGGTGCTGGCGGTGGCCGACGGCGTGGTCAGCTACTCCGGGGTGCGCGGCGGCTACGGCAACGTGGTCGAGGTCGACCACGGCAACGGCTATGTCACCCGCTACGCGCACAATTCGCGGCTGTCGGTGAAGGTCGGCGACCTGGTGCGGGCCGGCCAGGAAGTGGCCAAGGCCGGCTCCACCGGCCGTTCCACTGGCGCCCACGTGCATTTCGAGGTGTGGAAGGACGGGGTGGTGGTGAACCCGGCCAAGTTCCTCGGCGATGGCGCCATCCCGGTGGGCCGCCGCGGCCGCGGTTGA
- a CDS encoding DUF721 domain-containing protein, which produces MSKRKSGEGHTATPQPALDAALADKAGDPLRRALWLDALDRQLRPHLPPNLASRCRLANVNGEQLVFLVESPVWHARVRLAEADILAAARSLGLKATKVTVKTATAPAHSPMHQARSTPAPVSAATHKGLREALASLQDVGSATPDATTGSDRGRRRT; this is translated from the coding sequence ATGTCTAAGCGAAAGTCCGGCGAAGGCCATACCGCTACGCCGCAGCCGGCGTTGGACGCCGCACTGGCGGACAAGGCGGGCGACCCGTTGCGCCGCGCCTTGTGGCTCGACGCGCTGGACCGGCAGTTACGCCCCCATCTGCCGCCGAACCTGGCCTCCCGTTGCCGGTTGGCCAATGTGAACGGCGAACAGCTCGTTTTTCTCGTTGAGTCTCCGGTCTGGCACGCCCGGGTCAGGCTGGCCGAGGCCGACATCCTTGCTGCGGCCCGTTCCCTCGGGCTGAAAGCCACCAAAGTGACCGTCAAGACGGCGACTGCGCCCGCGCATTCCCCAATGCATCAGGCAAGAAGCACGCCAGCTCCGGTGTCCGCGGCCACGCACAAGGGTTTGCGCGAGGCCCTGGCTTCCCTGCAAGACGTTGGCTCCGCAACGCCCGATGCGACCACGGGCTCCGACCGCGGCCGTCGACGTACGTAG
- the lpxC gene encoding UDP-3-O-acyl-N-acetylglucosamine deacetylase — protein sequence MTQQRTLKNTIRATGVGLHSGDKVYMTLRPAPADHGIVFRRVDLDPAVDVPADAELVTETTLCTGLSRGQAKIQTVEHLMSAMAGLGVDNAIVELSSAELPIMDGSAGPFVFLLQSAGIVEQDKAKRFIRIKREVEVRDGDKVARFMPYDGGYKLGFTIQFDHPMIPAKQSRQEIEFSTMAYIKEISRARTFGFMRDLEYMRERNLGLGGSMDNAIVLDEFRVLNDDGLRYADEFVRHKILDAIGDLYLAGGAILGAYEGYKSGHALNNKLVRALLAEQAAWEWVSFESAAQQAPVAYGAAAYA from the coding sequence ATGACCCAGCAACGCACTCTCAAGAACACGATCCGCGCCACCGGCGTGGGCCTGCACAGCGGCGACAAGGTCTACATGACCCTGCGCCCCGCACCGGCCGACCACGGCATCGTGTTCCGGCGCGTGGACCTGGATCCGGCGGTGGACGTGCCGGCCGATGCCGAGCTGGTCACCGAGACCACGCTGTGCACCGGCCTGAGCCGCGGCCAGGCCAAGATCCAGACCGTGGAACACCTGATGTCGGCGATGGCCGGCCTCGGCGTGGACAACGCGATCGTCGAACTGTCCTCGGCCGAGCTGCCGATCATGGACGGCTCGGCCGGTCCGTTCGTGTTCCTGCTGCAGTCGGCGGGCATCGTCGAGCAGGACAAGGCCAAGCGCTTCATCCGCATCAAGCGCGAGGTGGAAGTGCGCGACGGCGACAAGGTCGCCCGCTTCATGCCGTACGACGGCGGCTACAAGCTCGGTTTCACCATCCAGTTCGACCACCCGATGATCCCGGCCAAGCAGTCGCGCCAGGAGATCGAGTTCTCGACGATGGCCTACATCAAGGAAATCTCCCGCGCGCGCACCTTCGGCTTCATGCGCGACCTGGAGTACATGCGCGAACGCAACCTGGGCCTGGGCGGGTCGATGGACAACGCCATCGTGCTCGACGAGTTCCGCGTGCTCAACGACGACGGCCTGCGCTACGCCGACGAGTTCGTGCGCCACAAGATCCTCGATGCGATCGGCGACCTGTACCTGGCCGGCGGCGCGATCCTGGGTGCTTACGAGGGCTACAAGTCCGGCCACGCGCTCAACAACAAGCTGGTCCGCGCGCTGCTCGCCGAGCAGGCGGCCTGGGAATGGGTCAGCTTCGAATCCGCCGCGCAGCAGGCGCCGGTGGCCTATGGGGCGGCGGCTTACGCCTGA